From a single Corynebacterium kroppenstedtii DSM 44385 genomic region:
- a CDS encoding COX15/CtaA family protein, producing MSAIQTNDARRDEPTQLGPGSREDATTPPSTAGGFVRGCYSFARRTRFPVCTVARQRLFALALLIAQIGITFTGSIVRVTASGLGCPTWPECQPGSLVPESGSIPWVHQLIEFGNRTLTFVLTIFVILAFLAVSRAKRRSEIIILAFIQGIGVIAQAVIGGISVHLDLAWWMVALHFLPSMVLVWLAALLWVRIDEPDDGKAQVMYPQPLRWLALMSSIAMGITLITGTMVTGAGPHAGDSEVPADSRLQIPLDLMAHLHAHAMYLYLGLVAGLLFGLLTVRADRAIMKTTQWLVVLIVLQAGVGIVQYWLGVPRWTVPLHVIGSGVICAVTAVLWAQGKRRAAPRI from the coding sequence GTGAGTGCAATTCAGACTAATGATGCTCGGCGTGACGAACCGACACAATTAGGTCCCGGCTCCCGTGAAGATGCGACTACTCCTCCATCGACGGCAGGAGGATTCGTCCGCGGCTGCTATTCCTTTGCTCGTCGTACCCGCTTCCCCGTGTGTACTGTGGCCCGCCAACGGCTGTTTGCGCTGGCGTTGTTAATTGCCCAGATCGGCATCACATTCACGGGCTCGATTGTTCGTGTGACAGCTTCAGGGTTGGGCTGCCCGACGTGGCCCGAGTGCCAACCGGGATCGCTGGTTCCAGAATCTGGATCAATCCCCTGGGTTCACCAGCTCATTGAATTCGGAAACCGCACGCTCACCTTCGTTCTGACCATTTTCGTCATTTTGGCGTTTCTCGCGGTGTCGCGTGCCAAACGGCGTTCAGAAATCATCATCTTGGCGTTCATCCAAGGAATCGGCGTGATAGCCCAGGCGGTCATCGGCGGTATCTCCGTCCACCTTGATCTGGCGTGGTGGATGGTTGCGCTGCACTTTTTACCCTCGATGGTGCTCGTATGGCTTGCTGCCTTGCTGTGGGTTCGCATCGACGAACCCGACGACGGTAAAGCCCAGGTGATGTACCCGCAGCCTTTGCGCTGGCTGGCTCTCATGTCGTCCATCGCCATGGGGATCACCCTGATCACAGGAACCATGGTGACGGGTGCTGGTCCTCACGCAGGCGACTCGGAGGTCCCCGCCGATTCACGGCTCCAAATACCGCTTGATCTGATGGCGCACCTGCATGCGCACGCGATGTACCTGTACCTGGGCCTCGTGGCAGGTTTATTGTTCGGGCTTCTTACTGTTCGGGCCGACCGAGCGATCATGAAGACGACTCAATGGTTGGTTGTCTTGATTGTTCTTCAGGCTGGGGTTGGCATCGTCCAGTACTGGCTGGGCGTTCCGCGGTGGACTGTTCCGCTTCACGTCATTGGTTCTGGCGTGATCTGTGCTGTGACAGCAGTGTTGTGGGCACAGGGTAAACGACGCGCCGCTCCGAGGATTTAG
- a CDS encoding ABC transporter permease → MMADNRGTQSLTGTQSPTEASAQDTETTEDSRFAPGTFTPQPHRASTTKLVSAQARMETLLFLRHGEQQLLSMVIPIAMLIGFTLMPFLDLDDPIARLFPMVLAVAVMSAGFTGQAIAVVFDRRYGALKRMGASALPKWAIIAGKACAVVVVVLLQTLVLGAIAMVMGWSTTPLGVVMGIVFLIVGAVAFTALGLLLGGTLHSEVVLALGNLLWFGLMGVAAIVAMEPGIREGIHALLMLFPSVALTQGLIDAFHGSFNVFALVIMLMWSALGGFAASKLFRFTA, encoded by the coding sequence ATGATGGCAGACAATCGCGGCACACAGTCTCTTACTGGCACCCAATCTCCCACTGAGGCCTCTGCTCAGGACACTGAGACCACCGAGGATTCGCGTTTTGCGCCGGGGACGTTTACACCACAGCCCCATCGAGCGTCGACAACAAAGCTTGTTTCCGCTCAAGCGAGAATGGAGACTCTCCTGTTCTTGCGTCACGGTGAGCAGCAGCTTCTCTCGATGGTCATCCCTATTGCCATGCTCATCGGCTTCACACTGATGCCGTTCCTCGACCTCGACGATCCGATCGCGCGGCTGTTCCCCATGGTCTTAGCGGTTGCAGTGATGTCTGCGGGATTCACGGGGCAGGCGATTGCCGTCGTCTTCGACCGTCGATATGGAGCCTTGAAGCGGATGGGAGCCTCAGCCCTCCCGAAGTGGGCGATTATTGCAGGTAAAGCGTGTGCCGTTGTGGTCGTGGTGTTGCTTCAAACCCTGGTTCTTGGTGCGATTGCCATGGTCATGGGGTGGTCGACGACTCCCCTCGGCGTCGTGATGGGGATCGTTTTCCTTATCGTGGGAGCTGTCGCCTTCACCGCGCTAGGGCTGCTATTGGGCGGCACGCTCCATTCTGAGGTTGTTCTGGCACTGGGGAATCTCCTGTGGTTCGGGCTCATGGGTGTGGCGGCAATCGTCGCCATGGAACCGGGAATCCGCGAGGGGATCCATGCGCTGCTCATGCTCTTCCCCTCGGTCGCCTTGACTCAAGGACTTATCGACGCTTTCCACGGGAGCTTTAACGTCTTTGCTCTCGTGATCATGCTCATGTGGTCGGCTCTCGGCGGTTTCGCTGCGAGCAAGCTGTTCCGCTTCACCGCCTAA